The following is a genomic window from Burkholderia cepacia ATCC 25416.
AACCCGTCATCAGGTTGCTGATGCCGCGCTGATACGTGGCCTGCGCAAAATTCGGATGACGATCGAGTTGCGGCTCGCGCAACTGGCCGAGCGCGACGCCGAAACGCGAGACGCCGGGGCGCAGCGATTGCACGACCGCCGAATACGGCACCGTGAAGCTGCGCTTTTTGCCGTCGGCCTCGGTGACGGTGACGAGCAGGTTGCCGCCGTAGCCCGTGGCGTACAGATCGTTGATTTCGAACGGCCCCGGCGCGACGTTCGTTTCGTACAGCACGGCGCCGTTCTGCGTTACCGAGACGTGTGCGTTGCTCGTTGCGACGCCGCGAATCACGGGTGCATAGCCGCGCATCGAATCGGGCAGCATCCGGTCATCGGTCTCGAGCGCGACGCCGCGCATGCCCACGCTGTTGAACAGCGTGCCGTCGGTGTACGTCTCGCCGATCTTCAGCTGGCTGCGCCAGGCCGGCAGGTCGCGCTGCACATACGTATTGAGGCTTTGATAGCGGCTGTCGCCCTGCGATTGCGCGGTATAGGTTCCGTTGTGCCGGAAATGCCAGTTCCCGATGTTGACGCCCGCATTCAGCCCCGCGTAGGCCTGCGTGCTCGAGTAACCCGACGACGCGTTGCGGTACGCGTTCGCGTTGTACTTGAGCGTCGCGCTCGGTACGCCGTCGTCCCACAGTTCCGGACTGACGTAGCCGCGCGGATTGCGCAGCAGCGCCGCTTGCGGAAGGCTCACGTTGAGGCGCAGTTCGGACATGTCGAATTCATACGCCGCGTCGGCGACCAGCTTGCCGACGTCGGTGCACTCGCCCGCTTGCACGCGCACCAGCTCGGCGCGCCCGGTGTCGGTCAGCGCCTGGTCGTCGAGGCCGAGCCGCGCCACGAGCGTGCGATCGAAGCACGGCTTCGCGTCGGCCGCTCCCGCTTCCGCGCTGAAGCGTACCGTCGAGCGGCCGCTCCATGCGCCGTTGACGTAGAGGTCGACCAGATAGTCGCCCGCCGGGACCGGGTTGCCTTTCGCGAAGCGGTCGAGATCGAGCCGCTGCCCGCGAGGCTTCATCATCAGCGTGTCGTTGAACTGAACCTGCGCGACATCGAACCGGTCCGCCGGTGCGGCCAGCGCGCCGGCAGCCCAGCTGCCGAGCGTCGCCATGACGAGCAGATAGCCCGGCTTGAGCGCGAAACGCGCCGGAGCCTCCAGTGTTCGATTGTGATGATCTGTTCGCATGAATTCGATGTGTTAATGCCGCATCTGCATGATGCGAACGACGGATTGCCTGCGCCGATGCGATTGCCGCGTCGGTCAGCTACTGGGTTGATTCAGGGACTGCCGGGTGGCGTCAGTGCGCCTTCTTCGGCGCGTACTTGCCTTCGATGCCCGCGCCGTAGTCGTTGAGGAACGTGTAGTCGACCTCGATTGGCCCCGCAGGTAGCGACGGCACGTTGCCGACGTTGAACTGCTCGGTGGCGCCGGGCTTGACCATGCCGCCCTTGTCGTTGGTCCACGTTGCGCCGCCGGACTTGACGGTCAGCTTCGTGAACGTCACGTGGTAGGGCGTCGGGTTCTTCGCTTGCAACGCGTAGCCACCGTCGGCCTTCGGCGCGAAGTTCCAGGTCACCTTCTCCGCGGACTCGTCGGCCACGCCTTGCAGCGCGACAGGACGGAAGAACAGCTTGATGCGCGAACGGAAGGCGAGCTGCAGCAAGTTGGGGGCGTCCGGTTCGTCGGTCGCCTGCGGCGGAACGTCGAGCACGTTGAGCCAGTACAGCGTTTCCTTGTCCTGCGCGAGCGGCTCCTTTGTGTAGATCAGCCGCAGGCTCTGGCCTTTCTTCGGATCGAGGCGGAACAACGGCGGCGTCAACATGAACGGCACTTTCGACTCGTCGGGCAGCGCGTTCGCGTTGCCGTCGTCCACCCAGGCCTGCACGAGTGACGGCCTGTCGCCCTCGTTGGTCAGCTTGACCGTGACCTCGCGCTCCTTTTCCGGATAGATCACGCGCGTCCCGCTGATTACCACGCTCGCGTCCGCTGCGCCAATACCGGACAGCGACGCGACCAGCGCCGCGGCGCCCACGCTCGAGCGCCAGTTCATTGGCATTTCCATCGCCGATTTCTCCTTGTAGATAAACAGATCACATACCGTCGGTCGGACGCGGCCCGTGCGCCGCGTTGCTTCGCGAGCCCGGGCCGCCAGTCGCGAGACCGGATTACTGATACGAGACCGAGTACATGACCGACGTGCCTACCGAACCGGCCGTGGCGGAGCCACCGGTTGCGACGTATTGCGCGTAGTAGTCGAGAGTTGCCGCGCCACCGGAGATCGGCACGACCTGAGAGTTCTGCAGTGCCTGGGCTGCCCCGAGCTTGATGTTCGAACCGTCCTTGTTCAGCAGGCCGACTTCGACGTTCTTCGCGTCACCCGTGGAGTTGAACAGCTGGCCCGTCTGCGCGTTGACCGTCGTGCCCGGTTCGAAGTACACCGAAGCATTGCCCGAGTTCGGCGAGCAGTTGGACAGGGCGATGCGGAACGGCTTGCGACCGGCCGTCGAGCCCGGCGTGGACAGCGACGACGTCGACACGGTGGGCAGCGTGACGGTGAAATCCTTGCCGCCGCCGTCGCCCGAGATGTTGCAAGTCTGGGCAGTGATCTCGCCGGTGATCGTGATCGTGCCGTCCGCCGCGTGGGCCGACGACGCAACGGCGATGAGACCCGCTGTCGCCATCAGGATGGAAAGTGCTTTTTTGGACATGTGATTACCTGTGATTAATGGTCTTGCGTCGAGAGACGACGCACCGACGTTTCCGTTGCACTGCTGTCGTCGTTGCCGTTGCTGACGCACGTCGATAGCAGCGGCAGGAAACAGGTGACATTGTTTCCGAGTAAGGCGCTCGAAAGAATTGGATAAGTCCTAATGACGGTCTAAAAAATGTCGTTCACGTACGAAATTTTCGTTAAACAACGTCAGCGAAAAATTGATTCATGAGGTTCGGCGGGTATCGATGATGTAGCCGGGGCGGTCGTAGAAGGAAGTTCACGGGGCGGCCGGCCACTCATGAGTCGGAAAATCGGGAGTGCAGAGTAGTTTGGTAGTTCGTCAGACGAAGGGTCGAGGATGCGCTGTCCCCGGGGGATTTCCTGCGGGGTGTGCGACGGCATGGCGATGTGTGCGTTCGCTAGCGCCGAGCACGAGATGCAGGACGGCGGTCAGGAAGCATTGAAACGCGTGTGGGATTCGACCGAGGATACCGTCCGGCTGGCGCTTGAACGGCTGTCGACGGATGACAGGCAGGGTTCGGACGAGCCGGGAAAATAGTCTGGGGTATTTGCCGTTGGCTGGTGACCGATGGTAATCGTGCCGAGCATGGCTGCTTCGACATTGCTGCGGCCACCGCACAAACAGAGAGGCGGCTGCCCGATCGTGATCGGTTCATGCGCCG
Proteins encoded in this region:
- a CDS encoding molecular chaperone; translation: MEMPMNWRSSVGAAALVASLSGIGAADASVVISGTRVIYPEKEREVTVKLTNEGDRPSLVQAWVDDGNANALPDESKVPFMLTPPLFRLDPKKGQSLRLIYTKEPLAQDKETLYWLNVLDVPPQATDEPDAPNLLQLAFRSRIKLFFRPVALQGVADESAEKVTWNFAPKADGGYALQAKNPTPYHVTFTKLTVKSGGATWTNDKGGMVKPGATEQFNVGNVPSLPAGPIEVDYTFLNDYGAGIEGKYAPKKAH
- a CDS encoding fimbrial protein, translating into MSKKALSILMATAGLIAVASSAHAADGTITITGEITAQTCNISGDGGGKDFTVTLPTVSTSSLSTPGSTAGRKPFRIALSNCSPNSGNASVYFEPGTTVNAQTGQLFNSTGDAKNVEVGLLNKDGSNIKLGAAQALQNSQVVPISGGAATLDYYAQYVATGGSATAGSVGTSVMYSVSYQ